One genomic segment of Pandoraea sputorum includes these proteins:
- the slmA gene encoding nucleoid occlusion factor SlmA, giving the protein MQQENSSNGAGFGTADALEAMPAPAPVKTTRPKPGERRVQVLQTLAAMLETPKGEKITTAALAARLDVSEAALYRHFASKAQMFEGLIEFIEQTIFGLINQISAQDQDGVTQARAIVLMLLGFAEKNPGMTRVLTGEALVGEHERLQERMNQLLDRIEASLRQVLRLAAAQGTLPETFDANSRANLLVSYVLGRWHRFAKSGFKRSPAEGAEPQVAALLR; this is encoded by the coding sequence ATGCAGCAGGAAAACTCTTCGAACGGCGCCGGTTTCGGCACCGCCGACGCGCTGGAGGCCATGCCCGCGCCTGCGCCGGTGAAGACCACCCGTCCCAAACCGGGCGAGCGCCGCGTGCAGGTGTTGCAGACCCTTGCGGCCATGCTTGAGACGCCCAAGGGCGAGAAGATCACCACGGCCGCGCTCGCGGCTCGCCTCGATGTCTCCGAAGCGGCGCTCTATCGCCACTTCGCGAGCAAGGCCCAGATGTTCGAAGGCCTGATCGAATTCATCGAGCAGACCATCTTCGGCCTGATCAACCAGATTTCCGCACAGGATCAGGACGGTGTGACGCAAGCGCGCGCCATCGTGCTGATGCTGCTCGGTTTCGCCGAGAAGAACCCCGGCATGACGCGCGTGCTGACCGGCGAAGCGCTGGTCGGCGAACACGAGCGTCTGCAGGAGCGCATGAACCAGTTGCTCGACCGCATCGAAGCGTCGCTGCGTCAGGTGCTGCGCCTGGCGGCAGCGCAAGGCACGCTGCCCGAGACGTTCGACGCGAACTCGCGCGCCAACCTGCTCGTCTCGTACGTGCTGGGTCGTTGGCACCGTTTCGCCAAGAGCGGCTTCAAGCGCTCGCCGGCCGAAGGCGCCGAGCCGCAAGTGGCGGCACTGCTGCGCTAA
- the metX gene encoding homoserine O-succinyltransferase MetX gives MESSIGIVTPQRMHFAEPLALQNGSTLAGYDLMVETYGELNADRSNAVLVCHALNASHHVAGIAADNPKDIGWWDNMVGPGKPLDTNRFFVIGVNNLGSCFGSTGPMSLNEATGTPYGARFPVVTVEDWVNAQARVADAFGIRKFAAVMGGSLGGMQALAWSIMYPDRVGHCLVIASTPKLSAQNIAFNEVARSAILSDPDFHGGDYYAHGVVPRRGLRVARMIGHITYLSDEDMATKFGRALRRAEALVDEVKDGSGNGNGNGKDDGYRFSFDVEFEVESYLRYQGDKFAEYFDANTYLLITRALDYFDPARTVGGDLAKALSHTSAKYLIVSFATDWRFAPARSREIVKALLDTRRTVSYAEIDAPHGHDAFLLTDARYHNLVRAYYERIAQEVGV, from the coding sequence ATGGAATCTTCAATCGGAATCGTCACGCCGCAGCGGATGCATTTCGCTGAGCCGCTGGCACTGCAAAACGGCAGCACCCTCGCGGGCTACGACCTGATGGTCGAGACCTATGGCGAGCTCAATGCCGATCGCAGCAACGCCGTGCTGGTGTGTCACGCGCTCAACGCGTCGCATCACGTGGCGGGCATCGCCGCCGACAACCCCAAGGACATCGGCTGGTGGGACAACATGGTCGGTCCGGGCAAGCCGCTCGACACCAACCGCTTCTTCGTCATCGGCGTGAACAATCTCGGCTCGTGCTTCGGCTCGACGGGGCCGATGAGCCTCAATGAAGCCACAGGCACACCGTACGGTGCGCGCTTCCCTGTCGTGACGGTCGAAGACTGGGTCAATGCGCAGGCCCGCGTGGCCGACGCCTTCGGCATCCGCAAGTTCGCCGCCGTGATGGGCGGCAGTCTCGGCGGCATGCAGGCGCTGGCGTGGAGCATCATGTACCCCGATCGGGTGGGGCACTGTCTGGTGATTGCCTCCACGCCCAAGCTCTCGGCGCAGAACATCGCTTTCAATGAGGTCGCACGCTCGGCCATCCTCTCCGATCCCGATTTCCACGGCGGCGACTATTACGCGCACGGTGTGGTGCCGCGTCGTGGCTTGCGCGTGGCGCGCATGATCGGGCACATCACCTATTTGTCCGACGAGGACATGGCGACCAAATTCGGCCGCGCGTTGCGACGCGCCGAAGCGCTGGTCGACGAGGTGAAGGACGGCAGCGGCAACGGTAATGGCAACGGCAAGGACGACGGCTACCGCTTCAGCTTCGACGTGGAGTTCGAAGTGGAATCGTACCTGCGCTATCAGGGCGACAAGTTCGCCGAGTACTTCGATGCCAACACCTACCTGCTGATTACGCGCGCGCTCGATTACTTCGACCCGGCGCGCACGGTCGGTGGTGATCTGGCGAAGGCGTTATCGCACACGTCCGCGAAGTATCTGATCGTGTCGTTCGCGACCGACTGGCGTTTCGCCCCGGCGCGCTCGCGCGAGATCGTCAAGGCGCTGCTCGACACGCGCCGCACCGTGAGCTACGCCGAGATCGACGCACCGCACGGTCACGACGCCTTCCTGCTCACCGATGCGCGCTATCACAATCTGGTGCGCGCTTACTACGAACGTATCGCTCAGGAGGTCGGCGTATGA
- the metW gene encoding methionine biosynthesis protein MetW has product MSQSTAPANSAQAAQLAASRHRISASLADRPDFRVIARWIEPSSQVLDLGCSDGSLLRLLTDELDVSGYGVEIDDAGVLASAQRGINVIQQNMEDGLRLFEDQSFDTVILSQTLQTIHRTADILRETVRVGREAIVSFPNFGYWPHRLSVLQGRMPVSKSLPFQWHNTPNVRVLTIKDFEALAPDVGVKILDRAVLHNGRLVSVGANWRGSLAVYRVKRS; this is encoded by the coding sequence ATGAGCCAGTCCACCGCTCCGGCCAACAGTGCGCAGGCCGCGCAACTAGCGGCGTCGCGCCATCGCATTTCGGCCTCGCTCGCAGATCGCCCCGACTTTCGTGTCATCGCGCGATGGATCGAGCCGTCCTCGCAAGTGCTGGACCTCGGTTGTAGCGACGGGTCTTTGCTGCGTCTGCTGACCGACGAACTCGACGTGAGCGGATACGGTGTCGAGATCGACGACGCGGGCGTACTCGCGTCCGCGCAGCGCGGTATCAACGTCATTCAGCAGAACATGGAAGACGGGCTGAGGCTGTTCGAAGATCAGAGCTTCGATACCGTCATCCTGTCGCAGACGTTGCAGACCATTCACCGCACGGCAGACATTCTGCGCGAGACGGTGCGTGTGGGACGCGAAGCGATCGTGTCGTTCCCGAACTTCGGCTACTGGCCGCATCGGCTGTCGGTGTTGCAGGGGCGCATGCCGGTGTCTAAGAGCCTGCCGTTCCAGTGGCACAACACGCCGAACGTGCGGGTGCTGACGATTAAGGACTTCGAAGCACTGGCGCCGGACGTCGGTGTGAAGATTCTGGATCGCGCGGTCCTGCACAATGGGCGACTGGTTTCGGTGGGGGCGAACTGGCGTGGTAGTCTTGCGGTCTATCGCGTCAAGCGTTCCTGA
- a CDS encoding AmpG family muropeptide MFS transporter: protein MTDSLRPDDGRVFHPTRMLICVILGFTSGLPLFILLNLVQAWLRSEHVDLKSIGLFALIQFPYTWKFLWAPLMDRFAPNFLGWKPGRRRGWMFVTQLLVAGAVAIMGTYSPQRDLMTIAALAAALAFFSASLDICLDAYRRELLSDREQGLGTAMHVNAYKVAGLVPGSLALIMADHLPWSQVFFATAAFMLPGIVMTLVVKEPEIRGTPPKTLREAVVEPFHEFVTRGGWSQALLVLAFIFLYKLGDSMATSLATSFYLDLGFTKTQIGVVAKATSLWASVAGGIIGGIWLIKLGINRGLWVFGVLQLVSVLGFAWLAEAGAVVAGLGAVIAFEAFTAGLGTAAFTAYIARTTDPRYTATQFALFTSLASVPRTFANAGTGYIVDGVGWLTFFLICTALAIPGMLLLPKVAPWGADDDGGDGVPAASRT, encoded by the coding sequence ATGACCGATTCGCTGCGGCCCGACGACGGGCGCGTCTTCCACCCCACGCGGATGCTCATCTGCGTGATTCTCGGTTTCACCTCCGGCTTGCCGCTTTTCATCCTGCTCAATCTGGTGCAGGCGTGGTTGCGCAGCGAGCACGTAGATCTCAAGTCGATCGGCCTGTTTGCGCTGATCCAGTTTCCTTACACGTGGAAGTTTCTGTGGGCACCTCTCATGGACCGCTTCGCACCCAATTTTCTGGGATGGAAGCCGGGGCGGCGTCGCGGGTGGATGTTCGTCACGCAACTGCTGGTGGCGGGCGCGGTCGCGATCATGGGGACGTATTCGCCGCAGCGCGATCTGATGACGATTGCCGCGTTGGCGGCGGCGCTGGCGTTCTTCAGCGCGAGTCTGGACATTTGTCTGGATGCCTACCGACGCGAGTTGCTGTCCGATCGCGAGCAGGGGCTGGGCACGGCGATGCACGTGAACGCGTACAAGGTGGCGGGTCTGGTGCCGGGATCGCTGGCGCTGATCATGGCGGATCATCTGCCGTGGTCGCAGGTGTTTTTCGCGACGGCGGCGTTCATGCTGCCGGGCATTGTGATGACGCTGGTGGTCAAGGAGCCGGAGATTCGCGGCACGCCGCCAAAGACATTGCGCGAAGCGGTCGTTGAGCCGTTCCACGAGTTCGTGACACGCGGCGGCTGGTCGCAGGCGTTGCTCGTGCTGGCGTTCATCTTTCTGTACAAGCTGGGTGATTCGATGGCGACGTCGCTGGCCACGTCGTTCTATCTGGATCTGGGCTTCACGAAGACACAGATCGGCGTGGTGGCGAAGGCGACGAGTCTGTGGGCGAGCGTGGCGGGCGGCATCATCGGCGGGATCTGGCTGATCAAGCTGGGCATCAACCGTGGGTTATGGGTGTTCGGCGTGCTGCAACTGGTGTCGGTGCTGGGCTTCGCGTGGCTAGCCGAGGCCGGTGCGGTGGTCGCGGGACTGGGCGCGGTGATCGCGTTCGAGGCGTTCACGGCGGGGCTGGGAACGGCGGCGTTTACCGCTTACATCGCACGCACGACGGACCCGCGTTACACGGCCACGCAATTCGCGCTGTTCACGAGTCTGGCGTCCGTGCCGCGCACGTTCGCGAACGCAGGGACGGGCTATATCGTGGACGGCGTCGGCTGGCTGACGTTCTTCCTCATCTGCACGGCGCTCGCGATCCCGGGCATGCTGCTCTTGCCCAAAGTCGCCCCCTGGGGTGCTGACGACGACGGCGGCGATGGTGTGCCTGCGGCGAGCAGAACGTGA
- a CDS encoding exodeoxyribonuclease III produces MRIITANLNGVRSASKKGFFEWFGNQDADILCVQEIKAQLPDMTPDFLKPHDYQGYFHYAEKKGYSGAGVYVRREPDDIVIGWNNTEFDAEGRYVEVRYGNLSVISVYIPSGSSGEERQAAKFRFMADFMPHLLALKAEGREVVLCGDVNIAHKEIDIKNWKGNLKNSGFLPEERAWLTQLFDDHGYVDVFRTLDPRAEQYTWWSNRGQAYAKNVGWRIDYQIATPGIAAKAKTTSVFRDIKFSDHAPLIVDYDHAL; encoded by the coding sequence ATGCGCATCATTACCGCGAATTTGAACGGCGTGCGATCCGCCTCCAAGAAGGGCTTTTTCGAATGGTTCGGCAATCAGGACGCCGACATCCTCTGCGTTCAGGAAATCAAGGCCCAGTTGCCGGACATGACGCCGGACTTCCTCAAGCCGCACGATTATCAGGGCTACTTCCACTATGCGGAGAAGAAGGGTTACAGCGGCGCCGGTGTGTACGTGCGACGCGAGCCCGACGACATCGTCATCGGCTGGAACAACACCGAGTTCGACGCCGAGGGTCGTTATGTCGAGGTCCGTTACGGCAATCTGTCGGTAATCTCGGTGTACATCCCGTCGGGGTCGAGCGGCGAGGAGCGTCAGGCGGCCAAGTTCCGCTTCATGGCCGACTTCATGCCGCACTTGCTGGCGCTCAAGGCCGAGGGCCGCGAGGTCGTGCTGTGCGGCGACGTGAACATCGCGCACAAGGAAATCGACATCAAGAACTGGAAGGGCAACCTGAAGAACTCGGGCTTCCTGCCGGAAGAGCGCGCGTGGCTCACGCAGTTGTTCGACGATCACGGTTATGTGGATGTCTTCCGCACGCTGGATCCGCGGGCGGAGCAATACACGTGGTGGAGCAATCGCGGACAGGCGTATGCAAAGAACGTCGGTTGGCGCATCGACTACCAGATCGCCACGCCGGGCATCGCAGCAAAGGCGAAGACGACCTCGGTGTTCCGCGACATCAAGTTCAGCGACCACGCCCCGCTGATCGTCGACTACGACCACGCGCTTTGA
- a CDS encoding LysR family transcriptional regulator, which translates to MELRALRGFVEVVRQQSFTAAAEALFVTQPTVSKMVKALEDELGTPLMLREERGMGRRLQLTDAGRVVFERGQDVLAAHARLQQELADLETVSRGELSIGIPPLGGDLFIPVIGAFHQQYPDIEMKLFETGSRAIEQALLAGEIELGAVLLPIDPTVLDVLPVCHYQLRLIAPRESRWEGRASVGLGELRDEPFVFYGEGFALSELVIAACRRAGFTPKIAGRSSQWDFIASMVDNGVGIALLPEPFCARLDPKRFVMTDVRDPEIPWDLAMAWRRDSYLSHAARRWLALARDILGPGGDGEAKAAIAGGARRK; encoded by the coding sequence ATGGAACTGCGTGCGTTGCGAGGATTTGTGGAGGTTGTGCGACAGCAGAGCTTCACGGCGGCGGCGGAAGCGTTGTTCGTCACCCAGCCGACGGTGAGCAAGATGGTCAAGGCGCTGGAAGACGAACTGGGCACGCCGCTCATGTTGCGCGAGGAGCGCGGCATGGGTCGACGACTTCAACTGACCGATGCGGGACGCGTTGTCTTCGAGCGCGGTCAGGACGTACTCGCCGCCCATGCCCGTCTGCAACAGGAGTTGGCGGATCTGGAGACGGTGTCGCGCGGCGAGTTGTCGATCGGCATCCCGCCGTTGGGCGGCGACCTGTTCATCCCGGTGATCGGCGCGTTCCATCAGCAATACCCGGATATCGAGATGAAGCTGTTCGAGACCGGCTCGCGGGCCATTGAGCAGGCGTTGCTGGCGGGCGAGATCGAGCTGGGGGCGGTGCTGCTCCCCATCGACCCGACCGTGCTGGATGTGCTGCCTGTCTGTCATTACCAGTTGCGTCTGATCGCGCCCCGAGAATCGCGCTGGGAGGGCCGCGCCTCCGTTGGCCTTGGCGAATTGCGCGACGAGCCCTTCGTCTTCTATGGCGAGGGATTTGCGTTATCGGAACTGGTGATCGCCGCGTGTCGGCGCGCGGGCTTCACGCCGAAGATCGCGGGCCGCTCGAGTCAGTGGGACTTCATCGCGTCGATGGTGGACAACGGCGTGGGCATTGCGTTGCTGCCGGAGCCGTTCTGCGCGCGACTCGACCCGAAGCGTTTCGTGATGACGGACGTACGCGACCCGGAGATTCCGTGGGATCTGGCGATGGCGTGGCGACGCGACTCGTATCTGTCACATGCGGCGCGACGCTGGCTCGCCTTGGCGCGCGACATCCTCGGGCCAGGAGGCGACGGCGAAGCGAAGGCAGCGATCGCAGGCGGCGCACGACGCAAGTGA
- a CDS encoding CidA/LrgA family protein, producing MTKMIASRLYSRSKGVVGVLWQIALLTGIYLAADAASRHFHLPLPGGVLGLLVVVALLMSGVLKTEKIKRGADWFLAEMILFFVPLVAAVMQYTDLLRQEGLQLLAVIGVGTTLVMVSTALAVDFACRAERRLKLACARIPARRAHAHDGR from the coding sequence ATGACCAAGATGATCGCCAGCCGTCTGTATAGCCGTAGCAAGGGCGTTGTCGGTGTGCTTTGGCAAATCGCGCTCCTGACGGGCATCTATCTGGCGGCCGATGCTGCATCGCGTCATTTTCATCTGCCTTTGCCGGGTGGCGTGCTGGGCTTGCTCGTCGTCGTCGCGCTGCTCATGAGTGGCGTGCTGAAGACGGAGAAGATCAAGCGTGGCGCGGACTGGTTTCTGGCCGAGATGATCCTCTTCTTCGTGCCGTTGGTCGCCGCCGTCATGCAATACACGGATCTGCTGCGTCAGGAAGGCCTGCAACTGCTGGCCGTGATCGGTGTCGGCACCACGCTCGTGATGGTTTCGACCGCGCTGGCCGTCGACTTCGCCTGCCGCGCCGAGCGCCGTCTGAAGCTGGCATGCGCCCGCATTCCGGCCCGCCGTGCGCATGCGCACGATGGTCGCTGA
- a CDS encoding LrgB family protein encodes MNHTALLLLVLTVFFYYVSKRLYARFGKVWLGPAILAPILVIGVMIGGDISYTTYIADSRWLVWLLGPTTIAFAVPIYEHRDIIRRHAFALTFGVLVAMVVAVGSSYVLARLFELPPEMARSLLARSISTPFALVVSDQVGGSRDLVGLFVIITGLIGMLLGEALLSWLPLRTRMARGAPFGAGAHGFGTAKARQIGGEEGVVASLVMMINGVLMVLAAPLIAHLPV; translated from the coding sequence ATGAATCATACGGCGCTCCTGCTACTCGTTCTCACCGTCTTCTTCTATTACGTGTCGAAGCGCCTTTATGCGCGCTTCGGCAAGGTGTGGCTCGGCCCGGCGATTCTCGCGCCGATCCTCGTCATCGGCGTGATGATCGGCGGCGATATTTCATATACGACGTACATCGCCGATTCCCGCTGGCTTGTGTGGCTGCTCGGGCCGACGACCATCGCCTTTGCGGTGCCTATTTACGAGCATCGCGACATCATCCGCCGCCATGCCTTTGCGCTGACGTTCGGCGTGCTGGTCGCCATGGTCGTGGCCGTCGGTAGTTCGTACGTGCTTGCGCGGCTGTTCGAATTGCCGCCGGAAATGGCGCGCAGCCTGCTTGCACGTTCGATCTCGACGCCGTTCGCGCTTGTCGTATCGGATCAGGTCGGCGGTTCGCGCGATCTGGTCGGCCTCTTCGTCATCATCACCGGGCTGATCGGCATGTTGCTGGGCGAGGCGCTTCTGTCGTGGCTGCCGCTGCGTACCCGTATGGCGCGCGGTGCGCCGTTCGGCGCGGGCGCTCATGGCTTTGGTACGGCCAAGGCGCGCCAGATCGGTGGCGAAGAAGGTGTCGTCGCCAGCCTCGTCATGATGATCAACGGCGTACTCATGGTGCTCGCCGCTCCGCTGATCGCCCATCTTCCCGTCTGA
- the ahcY gene encoding adenosylhomocysteinase — protein MNAVVDSKFSDFHVADINLAAWGRKELTIAESEMPGLVATRAEFKASQPLKGARIAGSLHMTIQTGVLIETLTALGAEVRWASCNIFSTQDHAAAAIAAAGIPVFAFKGESLDEYWEYSHRIFEWPNGEFANMILDDGGDATLLLILGSKAEKDLSVVANPTNEEEVALYAAIKRHIAIDPQWYSKRLSQIKGVTEETTTGVHRLYQMEKDGTLPFPAINVNDSVTKSKFDNLYGCRESLVDGIKRATDVMIAGKIALVAGYGDVGKGCAQSLRGLGATVWVTEIDPICALQAAMEGYRVVTMEYAADKADIFVTATGNYHVIDHDHMVAMKHQAIVCNIGHFDSEINVASTRKYEWENIKPQVDHIIFPDGKRIILLAEGRLVNLGCATGHPSFVMSNSFTNQTLAQIELFVHGAKYKNSVYVLPKHLDEKVARLHLGRIGAELTVLSDDQAKYISVDKNGPFKPSHYRY, from the coding sequence ATGAACGCCGTAGTCGATTCGAAATTCTCCGATTTCCACGTTGCCGATATCAATCTGGCGGCATGGGGCCGTAAAGAGCTGACCATTGCCGAGAGCGAAATGCCCGGTCTGGTCGCGACGCGTGCCGAATTCAAGGCCAGCCAGCCGCTCAAGGGCGCGCGCATTGCCGGCTCGCTGCACATGACCATCCAGACGGGCGTGCTTATCGAGACGCTGACCGCGCTGGGCGCCGAAGTCCGCTGGGCTTCGTGCAACATCTTCTCGACGCAGGACCACGCCGCCGCCGCCATCGCTGCCGCGGGCATTCCGGTCTTCGCGTTCAAGGGCGAGTCGCTCGACGAGTACTGGGAATACAGCCACCGCATCTTCGAATGGCCGAACGGCGAGTTCGCCAACATGATCCTCGACGACGGCGGCGACGCCACTCTGCTGCTGATTCTCGGTAGCAAGGCCGAGAAGGATCTGTCGGTCGTGGCCAACCCGACCAACGAAGAAGAAGTCGCGTTGTACGCCGCCATCAAACGTCACATCGCAATCGATCCGCAGTGGTACAGCAAGCGCCTGTCGCAGATCAAGGGCGTGACCGAAGAGACGACCACCGGTGTGCACCGTCTGTACCAGATGGAAAAGGACGGCACGCTGCCGTTCCCGGCCATCAACGTGAACGACTCGGTCACCAAGTCGAAGTTCGACAACCTGTACGGCTGCCGTGAGTCGCTGGTCGACGGTATCAAGCGCGCCACCGATGTGATGATCGCGGGCAAGATCGCCCTCGTGGCCGGTTACGGCGACGTGGGCAAGGGCTGCGCACAAAGCCTGCGCGGTCTGGGCGCGACGGTGTGGGTCACGGAAATCGATCCGATCTGCGCACTGCAAGCCGCCATGGAAGGCTACCGTGTCGTGACGATGGAATACGCAGCCGACAAGGCCGACATCTTCGTGACGGCGACGGGCAACTACCACGTGATCGATCACGACCACATGGTCGCCATGAAGCATCAGGCCATCGTCTGCAACATCGGTCACTTCGACTCGGAAATCAACGTGGCGTCGACCCGCAAGTACGAGTGGGAAAACATCAAGCCGCAAGTCGATCACATCATCTTCCCGGACGGCAAGCGCATCATTCTGCTGGCTGAAGGCCGCCTCGTGAACCTCGGTTGCGCCACGGGCCACCCGTCGTTCGTGATGAGCAACTCGTTCACGAACCAGACGCTCGCCCAGATCGAACTGTTCGTGCACGGTGCGAAGTACAAGAACAGCGTGTACGTGCTGCCGAAGCATCTGGACGAGAAGGTCGCGCGCCTGCACCTGGGCCGCATCGGTGCCGAACTGACTGTGCTGAGCGACGATCAGGCGAAGTACATCAGCGTCGACAAGAACGGTCCGTTCAAGCCGTCGCACTACCGTTATTGA
- a CDS encoding phage holin family protein — protein MRLLLIWLINAIALLVLPYIVSGVQLKGIGTALIVAVVLGLINAFLRPLLVVLTLPVTVVTLGLFIFVINALLFWLASHVVKGFEVSGFWAALFGSLLYSLISWILSALVFGDRVSNV, from the coding sequence ATGCGTCTGCTGCTGATTTGGCTCATCAATGCCATCGCGCTTCTCGTTTTGCCGTACATCGTGTCGGGCGTTCAGCTCAAGGGCATCGGCACGGCGCTGATCGTCGCGGTCGTGCTTGGCCTGATCAACGCGTTCCTGCGCCCGCTGCTCGTCGTGCTCACGCTGCCGGTCACCGTGGTGACGCTGGGGTTGTTCATCTTCGTCATCAACGCACTGTTGTTCTGGCTCGCGTCGCATGTCGTCAAGGGCTTCGAAGTCTCCGGCTTCTGGGCGGCGCTCTTCGGCTCGCTGCTGTACAGCCTGATTTCGTGGATTCTCTCGGCGTTGGTGTTCGGCGACCGCGTCTCCAACGTGTAA
- a CDS encoding TlyA family RNA methyltransferase: MSQALRADQALVSRGLAASRTVAQRLIDAGRVYYAGTETALKKASQPVASDEELEVRAAADGLPDEDRYVSRGGLKLAGALVTTGLDVTGRVVLDVGLSTGGFADCLLQAGAAYIVGVDVGHGQLHPRLMGEPRLASLEGINARHLSREMLDARLTEVVSDGELNAVPEAGFDLIVGDVSFISLTLVLPAVAPLLAPGGDLLMLVKPQFEVGREHIARGGLVKDTAQYAQVETKIRAACEALGLTVAAWLDSPIAGGDGNREFFVHARRAA, encoded by the coding sequence ATGTCGCAAGCTCTTCGTGCCGATCAGGCCCTCGTCTCCCGAGGACTGGCGGCGTCGCGCACTGTCGCTCAACGTCTGATCGATGCCGGACGCGTGTATTACGCCGGCACCGAGACGGCGCTCAAGAAAGCCAGCCAACCGGTGGCGAGCGACGAGGAACTGGAAGTGCGTGCCGCGGCCGACGGATTGCCGGACGAAGACCGGTACGTGTCGCGCGGCGGCCTCAAGCTGGCGGGCGCACTGGTCACGACGGGACTCGACGTGACGGGCCGCGTAGTGCTCGATGTCGGTCTGTCGACCGGTGGCTTCGCGGACTGCCTGTTGCAGGCGGGCGCGGCGTATATCGTCGGCGTCGACGTGGGACACGGACAACTGCATCCGCGTTTGATGGGCGAGCCTCGGCTCGCGTCGCTCGAAGGGATCAATGCGCGACACCTGTCGCGCGAGATGCTCGATGCGCGTTTGACGGAAGTCGTATCGGATGGTGAGCTGAATGCTGTACCGGAGGCGGGCTTCGATCTGATCGTGGGCGATGTGTCGTTCATCTCGCTCACGCTAGTGTTGCCCGCTGTAGCGCCGTTGCTTGCGCCGGGTGGCGACCTGCTGATGCTGGTGAAGCCGCAATTCGAAGTGGGACGGGAGCACATCGCACGCGGTGGCCTCGTGAAAGACACCGCGCAGTATGCGCAAGTGGAGACAAAAATCCGCGCCGCCTGTGAAGCGCTCGGACTGACGGTGGCCGCGTGGCTCGACAGTCCTATCGCGGGCGGCGACGGCAACCGGGAGTTCTTCGTGCACGCCAGACGTGCGGCATGA
- the metF gene encoding methylenetetrahydrofolate reductase [NAD(P)H]: MTQPSFSFEFFPPKTADGAEKLRATRAQLFPLGPKFVSVTFGAGGSTQQGTLDTVIEIQREGVDAAPHLSCVGSTRDNIRDILTTYRDHGIRHIVALRGDLPSGMGEIGEFRYASELVEFIRAETGDWFHIEVAAYPEYHPQAKSPRHDLEHFANKVKAGANAAITQYFFNADAYFRFVDDVARLGVDVPIVPGIMPITNYSQMMRFSEMCGAEVPRWIAKRLEGFGDDREAIRAFGLDVVSALCERLLKEGAPGLHFYTLNAAAATKAMWQRLGL; this comes from the coding sequence ATGACGCAACCTTCCTTCAGTTTCGAATTCTTCCCGCCCAAGACTGCCGACGGCGCGGAGAAGCTGCGCGCGACGCGTGCGCAACTGTTTCCGCTCGGCCCGAAGTTCGTTTCGGTGACGTTCGGTGCGGGTGGCTCGACGCAGCAGGGCACGCTCGACACCGTCATCGAAATCCAGCGCGAAGGCGTGGACGCCGCACCGCACTTGTCGTGCGTCGGCTCGACCCGCGACAACATCCGCGACATTCTCACGACCTACCGCGATCACGGCATCCGTCACATCGTGGCGCTGCGTGGCGACCTGCCGTCGGGCATGGGCGAGATCGGCGAGTTTCGCTACGCGTCGGAACTGGTCGAGTTCATTCGCGCAGAGACGGGCGACTGGTTTCACATTGAAGTCGCGGCTTACCCCGAATACCATCCGCAGGCCAAATCGCCGCGACACGATCTCGAACACTTCGCCAACAAGGTGAAGGCCGGCGCGAACGCGGCCATCACCCAGTATTTCTTCAATGCGGATGCTTACTTCCGCTTTGTCGACGACGTCGCCCGCCTCGGCGTGGACGTGCCGATCGTGCCGGGCATCATGCCGATCACGAACTACTCGCAGATGATGCGCTTCTCGGAAATGTGCGGTGCGGAAGTGCCGCGCTGGATCGCCAAGCGGCTGGAAGGCTTTGGCGACGACCGCGAAGCCATCCGCGCCTTCGGTCTCGACGTGGTGTCGGCGCTGTGTGAGCGCTTGCTGAAGGAAGGCGCGCCGGGCCTGCACTTCTATACGCTCAATGCGGCGGCAGCAACCAAAGCCATGTGGCAGCGGCTCGGCCTGTAA